From Shewanella psychrophila, a single genomic window includes:
- a CDS encoding PIG-L deacetylase family protein: protein MKRVLVVAPHADDETLGCGGTILKLIDNGYEVHWLLITGLTDEAGFTQEQRTKRNQEIKIVTEAYSFSGVHQLNFPAARLDTRPIGDIISSISNVMHRVKPEQVFTVYRNDAHSDHEIVFDAVMSTTKSFRYPFVKRVLAYETISETDFGLKPEDGGFKPNVYVDISNYLDKKLEILETFESEVQEFPFPRSRKAVESLAYVRGSQSNSQASEAFILIKELL, encoded by the coding sequence ATGAAAAGAGTATTAGTCGTAGCCCCTCATGCTGATGATGAGACTTTGGGTTGTGGTGGGACCATACTAAAATTGATAGATAATGGATATGAAGTACATTGGTTACTGATTACCGGTTTAACGGACGAAGCTGGCTTTACACAAGAGCAAAGAACTAAACGAAACCAAGAAATTAAAATCGTTACCGAAGCTTATTCGTTTTCAGGTGTTCATCAATTAAATTTCCCTGCAGCACGTTTAGACACTAGACCTATTGGGGATATCATTTCTTCTATCAGCAATGTAATGCATAGAGTTAAACCAGAACAAGTATTTACGGTTTATCGTAATGATGCCCATAGTGATCATGAAATTGTGTTTGACGCTGTAATGTCAACAACAAAGTCGTTTCGATACCCCTTTGTCAAGAGAGTGTTGGCATATGAAACCATATCAGAAACAGATTTTGGTTTAAAACCAGAAGATGGTGGTTTTAAACCAAATGTATATGTAGATATTAGTAATTATTTAGATAAAAAATTAGAAATTCTTGAAACATTTGAGTCTGAAGTTCAGGAATTCCCATTTCCTCGTTCGCGTAAAGCGGTTGAGTCGCTTGCATATGTCCGCGGTTCGCAAAGTAACTCTCAAGCATCTGAAGCATTCATATTAATAAAGGAACTTTTATGA
- the rfbB gene encoding dTDP-glucose 4,6-dehydratase, whose translation MKILVTGGAGFIGSAVIRNILNNTSDSVINVDKLTYAGNLESLQEIDASERYVFEQVDICDKHELERVFEEHKPNAVMHLAAESHVDRSIDGPAAFIETNIVGTYILLEVARAYWNKLTNDEKENFRFHHISTDEVFGDLEGTDLLFTETTPYEPSSPYSASKASSDHLVRAWYRTYGFPIVVTNCSNNYGPYHFPEKLIPLVILNALDGKSLPVYGNGLQIRDWLFVEDHARALYKVLTEGKVGDTYNIGGHNEKTNIDVVKTICSILNVLLPKKPEGIEAYQDLIVYVSDRPGHDVRYAIDASKIQRELNWKPTETFETGLKKTVTWYLNNLEWCKRAQEGTYKRERLGNSSAGLIE comes from the coding sequence ATGAAAATATTAGTTACTGGTGGTGCAGGTTTTATAGGGTCCGCTGTTATTAGAAATATTCTAAATAACACAAGTGACTCAGTGATAAATGTGGATAAACTTACTTATGCAGGTAATTTGGAGTCTCTCCAGGAGATCGACGCTAGTGAGCGTTATGTATTTGAACAAGTAGATATCTGCGATAAGCATGAACTGGAAAGGGTTTTCGAAGAACACAAACCTAATGCTGTGATGCATTTAGCTGCTGAGTCGCACGTGGATCGTTCTATTGATGGGCCAGCAGCATTCATCGAAACGAATATAGTTGGCACTTATATTCTTCTTGAAGTCGCACGTGCTTACTGGAATAAGCTAACTAATGATGAAAAAGAAAACTTTCGTTTTCATCATATTTCAACTGATGAAGTGTTCGGCGATCTTGAAGGTACTGATCTGCTGTTTACTGAGACGACTCCTTACGAACCTTCAAGTCCATACTCAGCTTCAAAGGCCTCCAGTGATCACCTTGTCCGTGCTTGGTATCGTACGTATGGTTTTCCAATTGTAGTGACTAACTGCTCTAATAATTATGGTCCCTACCATTTTCCTGAGAAACTCATTCCTTTAGTCATTCTTAATGCTTTGGATGGTAAATCACTCCCTGTGTATGGTAATGGGTTGCAGATACGAGATTGGTTATTCGTTGAAGATCATGCCAGAGCACTATATAAAGTATTGACTGAAGGCAAGGTTGGAGACACATATAATATTGGTGGTCACAATGAAAAGACTAATATTGACGTTGTCAAAACTATTTGTTCAATACTTAATGTGTTATTGCCTAAAAAACCCGAGGGTATTGAAGCCTATCAAGACCTTATTGTCTATGTCTCTGATAGACCAGGGCATGATGTACGTTATGCCATTGATGCTTCCAAAATCCAAAGAGAATTAAATTGGAAACCGACAGAAACTTTTGAAACTGGCTTGAAAAAAACAGTTACTTGGTACCTAAATAATCTTGAGTGGTGTAAAAGAGCACAAGAAGGGACCTATAAGAGAGAGCGTTTAGGTAATTCATCGGCCGGTTTAATTGAATAA
- a CDS encoding oxidoreductase, with protein sequence MKNLLNEQKILIAGAGGLLGAKIVKHALAQGAQVIAADINVDLMCEKLECQQVELNDANLSLVELDVTNEAEVKMFFAEKNGITGAVNSTYPRNKTYGAHFFDVSLQSFNENLALHLGSAFLFTQQCASYFKEHQAPFSLVNISSIYGVVAPKFEIYKNTPMTMPVEYAAIKSALLHLNKYAAAYVNDSKFRVNSVSPGGIFDHQPEAFLSAYRENTHGEGMLKVDELIGSILFLLSENSKFVTGQNIVVDDGFSL encoded by the coding sequence ATGAAAAATTTACTTAATGAACAAAAGATACTGATCGCTGGCGCTGGCGGTCTTCTTGGTGCGAAAATAGTAAAACATGCTTTAGCTCAAGGTGCCCAAGTCATTGCTGCTGATATCAACGTCGATTTGATGTGTGAGAAGTTGGAGTGTCAGCAAGTTGAACTCAATGATGCGAATTTATCATTGGTGGAATTGGATGTTACTAATGAAGCAGAAGTAAAGATGTTTTTTGCTGAGAAAAATGGGATTACAGGTGCTGTAAACAGTACCTACCCGCGCAACAAAACATACGGTGCTCACTTCTTTGACGTATCGCTACAAAGTTTCAATGAAAATTTAGCTTTGCACCTAGGTAGTGCATTCTTATTTACTCAGCAATGTGCATCATATTTCAAAGAACATCAAGCGCCTTTTTCGCTAGTAAACATATCTTCTATTTATGGTGTTGTTGCACCAAAATTTGAGATCTACAAAAATACTCCAATGACTATGCCTGTAGAATACGCGGCAATTAAATCAGCTTTACTTCATCTTAATAAATATGCAGCTGCATATGTAAACGACAGTAAATTCCGCGTCAATAGTGTCAGTCCCGGAGGAATTTTCGACCATCAACCAGAAGCCTTCCTTAGTGCCTATAGAGAAAATACTCATGGTGAAGGAATGCTAAAAGTCGATGAGTTAATTGGTTCGATATTATTCCTTTTATCTGAAAACTCGAAGTTTGTTACCGGACAAAATATTGTTGTTGATGATGGATTTAGCTTGTAG
- a CDS encoding Gfo/Idh/MocA family protein: MNRVAVIGLGNIAIRHRRNLKILFPNTELFAMSASGRIPNDKISDCDVIASNVEELIKAQVELVIVASPAPFHALHSIPLIEAGIPTLIEKPVTTTIEDANAIQQAIKLHATPVAIGYCLRYLPSGQKLKVLLETGKLGALYNAHIEIGQYLPDWRPNKDFRDCVSANKSLGGGALFELSHELDYAKWLLGPLSLQHAILRTSEELGLEVEDMADILVLTDSNAVASIHLDFLQRKAYRQCSFVGSEGRIDWDLIKNQLILTTATEITVLYSEPEWDKNQMYLAMISDFVRMIEGKQHSCTEVIEATSTVDLIHKIKQQACKKEK, encoded by the coding sequence ATGAATAGAGTTGCGGTCATTGGTTTAGGCAATATTGCAATCCGTCATCGTCGTAATTTGAAGATATTATTTCCAAATACAGAATTGTTCGCAATGTCCGCTAGTGGACGTATTCCAAATGATAAAATCAGTGATTGTGATGTCATAGCGAGTAATGTTGAAGAGTTAATAAAAGCACAAGTAGAATTAGTCATTGTGGCTTCTCCGGCACCTTTTCATGCTCTGCATTCGATTCCTTTAATCGAAGCAGGAATTCCGACACTGATTGAAAAGCCGGTTACGACAACAATTGAAGATGCTAATGCGATTCAGCAAGCCATTAAGTTACATGCTACTCCCGTCGCGATAGGTTATTGCCTTCGATATCTACCATCTGGACAGAAACTGAAAGTACTGTTAGAAACAGGTAAGCTTGGAGCTTTATATAATGCCCACATTGAGATTGGTCAATACCTTCCAGATTGGCGACCGAATAAAGATTTTCGAGATTGTGTTTCAGCCAATAAAAGTTTAGGTGGCGGAGCGCTTTTTGAGCTCAGTCATGAATTGGATTACGCTAAATGGTTGCTAGGACCTCTAAGCCTGCAGCATGCCATTTTACGCACATCCGAAGAGCTGGGCTTAGAAGTTGAAGATATGGCTGATATCTTAGTTTTGACAGATTCAAATGCCGTAGCGAGCATTCACTTGGACTTTTTACAACGTAAAGCGTACAGGCAATGTAGTTTTGTCGGTAGCGAAGGGCGCATTGACTGGGACTTGATTAAGAATCAACTTATCTTGACTACAGCAACAGAAATAACTGTTCTTTATAGTGAACCAGAGTGGGATAAGAACCAGATGTATTTAGCAATGATATCTGATTTTGTTCGGATGATTGAGGGTAAGCAACATAGCTGCACAGAGGTCATAGAAGCGACATCAACAGTTGATTTGATTCATAAGATTAAACAGCAAGCCTGTAAAAAAGAGAAATAA
- a CDS encoding cytidylyltransferase domain-containing protein: protein MKNFAFIFARGGSKGLPGKNIKPLAGKPLLQYSIDTALASPSIDKVFVSTDDSGISKVAVESGAILIERPVELATDTSPEWLSWRHSVEWVEEHYGEFDGFISLPATSPLRGVIDVEAAIEQRMKVDADICISVTPASRSPYFNMIKKTQDGLVELVNKSEADVTRRQDAPEIFDITTVVYASTPQFVLGNYGLFSGKVTSIEVPKARAVDIDDIYDFRLAEAILNGEQ, encoded by the coding sequence ATGAAAAATTTTGCATTCATTTTTGCTCGAGGAGGCTCAAAGGGTCTACCTGGGAAAAATATTAAACCATTAGCGGGTAAGCCGTTATTGCAATATTCAATTGACACAGCTCTCGCCTCACCATCAATCGATAAAGTATTTGTTTCAACAGATGATTCTGGAATATCTAAAGTTGCGGTCGAATCCGGAGCAATTTTAATTGAAAGACCAGTGGAACTCGCAACCGATACTAGCCCAGAGTGGCTCTCTTGGCGTCATTCTGTTGAGTGGGTTGAAGAGCATTACGGAGAATTTGACGGTTTTATTAGTTTACCAGCAACAAGTCCACTAAGAGGTGTCATTGATGTGGAAGCGGCGATTGAGCAGCGAATGAAAGTCGATGCTGATATCTGTATTTCTGTTACACCTGCGAGTCGTAGTCCATATTTCAATATGATAAAAAAAACTCAAGACGGTCTGGTAGAACTAGTCAATAAGTCTGAGGCGGATGTGACTCGTCGCCAAGATGCCCCTGAGATATTTGATATTACAACGGTGGTGTATGCCTCTACTCCGCAATTTGTATTAGGCAACTATGGACTTTTTTCCGGTAAAGTGACCAGTATCGAAGTGCCTAAGGCTCGTGCAGTAGATATTGATGATATTTATGACTTTCGATTGGCCGAAGCAATTTTGAATGGTGAACAATAA
- a CDS encoding acyltransferase: MIRELYKKYKFDVKSDRLGPDCLFTHWRLYFSTTMQQLCFKKFKSFSSSSQFRPGAYAITCSKIHIGSNVIIRPHTMIFADPRPGDEGSVVINDDVMLGSGVHIYTGNHRFDMPGVNLIKQGHSEPKTVILKEGCWLGANVIVLPGVTIGKNAVVGAGSLVTKNVADRALVAGNPAKLIKLLA; the protein is encoded by the coding sequence ATGATTAGAGAATTGTATAAGAAGTATAAGTTTGACGTCAAAAGTGACAGGTTAGGCCCTGATTGTCTATTTACACATTGGCGCTTGTATTTTTCAACAACAATGCAGCAGCTATGTTTTAAGAAATTTAAGTCCTTTTCAAGCAGTTCTCAATTTAGACCTGGTGCATATGCTATAACTTGTTCAAAAATTCATATCGGCAGTAATGTGATCATTCGCCCTCATACTATGATATTTGCCGACCCAAGACCTGGGGATGAAGGCTCTGTAGTGATCAATGATGATGTTATGCTAGGCTCCGGTGTGCACATTTATACCGGTAATCATCGTTTCGACATGCCAGGCGTAAATCTAATCAAGCAAGGTCATAGTGAACCGAAGACAGTGATTCTAAAGGAGGGCTGTTGGTTAGGTGCTAATGTGATAGTGTTGCCCGGTGTAACTATAGGAAAAAACGCAGTTGTTGGTGCCGGCAGCTTAGTGACTAAAAATGTAGCAGATAGAGCATTAGTTGCAGGTAATCCTGCAAAGTTAATTAAGCTGTTAGCATGA
- the neuB gene encoding N-acetylneuraminate synthase: MTLIIAEAGVNHNGSKKLAFELIKAAHSAGADIVKFQTFKAKNLASSNAEQADYQVTNTKRKESQLEMLKRLELPYAMHKELINYCDELGIQFLSTAFDSESLHFLVNDLGLKTLKLPSGEITNAPLLLEHAQTGCDLIVSTGMATLSEVELALGVLAFGLINEVSVQPCKKAFQEAYASSEGQKLLTEKVTILHCTTEYPAPFNEINLKAMDTLAQAFQLPAGYSDHSEGITIPIAAVARGAVLIEKHFTLDKSMDGPDHKASLNPIELTAMVSAIRQVEVALGSSIKGPTVSEVKNIDVVRKSLVVSKTVMKGEFFSLENLTIKRPGTGQSPFDYWEMLNTAAIKEYNMDELV, from the coding sequence ATGACATTAATTATCGCCGAGGCTGGTGTAAATCATAATGGTAGCAAAAAGCTTGCATTTGAGCTAATCAAAGCTGCACATAGTGCTGGTGCTGATATAGTTAAATTTCAAACGTTTAAAGCAAAAAATCTTGCATCTTCTAATGCTGAACAAGCCGATTATCAGGTGACGAATACTAAGAGAAAAGAGTCACAATTAGAGATGTTAAAAAGATTAGAACTTCCATATGCTATGCATAAAGAGCTAATAAACTATTGCGATGAATTAGGTATTCAGTTTCTTTCGACGGCATTTGATTCAGAGAGCCTGCACTTCCTAGTGAATGATTTGGGTTTAAAAACGCTCAAATTACCGTCTGGTGAAATAACTAATGCTCCTTTATTACTTGAGCATGCACAAACGGGTTGTGACCTTATTGTATCTACGGGTATGGCAACACTTTCAGAAGTAGAACTTGCATTAGGCGTACTCGCGTTTGGATTAATAAATGAAGTAAGCGTTCAACCTTGCAAAAAAGCTTTTCAGGAAGCTTATGCTTCGAGCGAAGGCCAAAAACTCTTAACCGAAAAGGTTACTATTTTGCATTGTACAACTGAATATCCTGCTCCTTTTAATGAAATTAATTTAAAAGCAATGGATACTTTAGCACAAGCATTTCAATTACCTGCGGGGTATTCAGATCATAGCGAAGGTATTACTATCCCAATAGCCGCGGTTGCTAGAGGGGCTGTTTTAATTGAAAAGCACTTTACATTGGATAAGTCGATGGATGGACCTGATCATAAGGCCTCATTGAACCCTATAGAACTTACTGCAATGGTATCAGCTATTCGACAAGTCGAGGTTGCATTAGGTAGTAGCATCAAAGGCCCTACAGTCTCGGAAGTAAAAAATATAGATGTGGTTAGGAAAAGCCTAGTTGTATCTAAAACGGTCATGAAAGGTGAGTTTTTTTCACTAGAAAATCTTACTATAAAAAGACCAGGAACAGGACAAAGTCCTTTTGACTATTGGGAGATGTTAAATACCGCTGCAATTAAAGAATACAATATGGATGAGTTAGTATAA
- a CDS encoding methionyl-tRNA formyltransferase produces the protein MKIGYFADGPWSHKALELISKTAGLEIVFIVPRFDLQDPVLKDWAIKLDVPYLPTRNVNTEDFLSVMENFEPDLLVSMSFNQILKKEIIDYAPKGFVNCHAGALPFYRGRNPLNWVLINGEHSFGITVHYVDEGIDTGDIVEQRMYSISKKDNYQSLLNRAVIECANILHSAVLKISHDDVERVKQEDIHPVGTYFGIRTFGDELVDFNWEAKRIFNFVRAISKPGPCGRFFIGSHEYAIERVELIPEAPSYIATTGEVVGRNLNGSVVKVGDSTILITCVSDVLDGKLSAPYTPKFKIGTRINKRAYCE, from the coding sequence ATGAAAATTGGATATTTTGCTGATGGACCATGGTCTCATAAGGCTTTAGAGTTGATTTCAAAAACTGCTGGCTTAGAGATTGTATTTATAGTTCCACGATTTGATCTCCAAGATCCAGTTCTAAAAGATTGGGCCATAAAGTTGGATGTGCCTTATCTTCCGACTAGAAATGTAAATACAGAAGATTTTTTGTCTGTAATGGAAAATTTTGAACCAGACTTACTAGTATCAATGTCTTTTAACCAGATTTTAAAAAAAGAAATCATTGATTATGCACCTAAGGGGTTTGTTAACTGCCATGCTGGCGCATTACCATTTTATAGGGGACGTAACCCACTGAATTGGGTTTTAATAAACGGTGAACATTCTTTCGGTATTACTGTTCATTATGTCGATGAAGGAATTGATACTGGAGATATTGTAGAGCAGAGAATGTACTCTATTTCTAAAAAAGACAACTATCAATCACTTTTAAATAGAGCGGTAATAGAGTGCGCAAATATTTTACATTCTGCAGTATTGAAAATCTCTCATGATGATGTTGAAAGAGTTAAGCAGGAAGACATCCATCCCGTAGGAACTTACTTTGGTATACGGACATTCGGTGATGAATTAGTTGATTTTAACTGGGAAGCTAAACGCATTTTCAATTTTGTACGTGCTATATCAAAGCCTGGTCCTTGTGGTCGCTTCTTTATTGGAAGCCATGAGTACGCAATTGAAAGAGTAGAATTAATTCCTGAAGCTCCAAGTTATATAGCTACAACTGGAGAAGTCGTTGGTCGGAATTTAAATGGTTCCGTTGTTAAAGTTGGTGATTCTACAATTTTGATTACATGTGTCAGTGATGTTTTAGATGGAAAGCTATCCGCTCCCTATACTCCTAAATTTAAAATAGGTACACGAATTAACAAAAGGGCGTATTGTGAATAA
- a CDS encoding lipopolysaccharide biosynthesis protein produces the protein MKTDSLKKRYAIKLLANIITGIINAFLIAIVPKALGPVTYGHFTFLQQFFNQVVSFLDASTSTAFFTKLSADNDRRELIKAYSIFSLILLFILFISVFLIEKLGYSQSLLTGIPDDYIYLGLWFCFLTWLTQVYIKISDAYALTVSVEIIKIMHKLLMLGVLLYIIDFLSFDLSIYYYFHFLSLFSFICVLTILFGKRKIIIRSTFSSTTDYKKIISEFYLFCSPIFLFNIIAISIGIFDIWLLQKTSGSVQTGYYGLAYSIAAMCFLFTSAMTPVITREFSKSFAENDLQEISRLFERYVPLLYAVAAYFSVFIAFEAESLLAIFTDERFKDVCFVLVIIAFYPLHQTYGQINAALFFATGDTIKYRNIGLVSSFVGLIFSYLFIYKLELAAVGFAYKMVITQFLSVNLQLYFNVKKLKLKFINFLSHQIYTILFFSVCAYISSTAINIDNHVGINFIVTGVLYSALVILNIFIFPAVFGVNKPQIMALLTNVKKKLYNF, from the coding sequence ATGAAAACAGATAGCTTAAAAAAACGGTATGCAATAAAGTTATTAGCAAATATCATTACAGGTATCATTAATGCTTTTCTAATTGCAATTGTACCAAAAGCATTAGGTCCTGTAACGTATGGACATTTTACCTTCTTACAACAATTTTTTAATCAAGTTGTTTCTTTTTTAGATGCAAGTACATCGACGGCTTTTTTTACAAAACTCTCTGCAGATAATGATAGAAGGGAATTAATAAAAGCTTATTCCATTTTTTCATTGATATTATTATTCATTCTTTTCATATCTGTATTTCTCATTGAAAAGCTAGGGTATTCGCAGTCTTTATTAACTGGTATACCTGATGACTATATTTACTTGGGGCTTTGGTTTTGCTTTCTCACTTGGTTGACACAAGTTTATATAAAAATATCAGATGCATATGCTTTAACCGTATCTGTAGAAATTATTAAAATCATGCACAAGCTCTTAATGCTTGGAGTCCTGTTATATATTATTGATTTTTTGTCTTTCGACTTATCTATTTATTATTACTTTCATTTTTTATCTTTATTTTCATTCATTTGTGTGTTGACAATTTTGTTTGGCAAAAGAAAGATAATCATAAGATCTACTTTTTCTAGTACAACAGATTATAAAAAAATAATTTCTGAATTCTATCTATTCTGTTCACCCATATTTTTGTTTAATATCATTGCTATAAGTATTGGAATTTTTGATATTTGGTTGTTGCAAAAAACAAGTGGTTCAGTTCAAACTGGTTATTATGGTTTGGCATACTCTATAGCTGCAATGTGTTTTTTATTTACAAGTGCAATGACTCCTGTCATAACTCGTGAGTTTTCAAAATCATTTGCTGAGAATGATTTACAAGAAATTAGTAGGCTGTTTGAACGTTATGTCCCTTTACTCTATGCTGTAGCAGCCTATTTTAGTGTATTTATTGCCTTTGAAGCTGAAAGTTTGTTAGCTATATTTACTGATGAACGATTTAAAGATGTTTGTTTTGTGCTTGTAATAATTGCATTTTATCCTTTACATCAAACTTATGGACAAATTAATGCAGCACTGTTTTTTGCTACAGGAGATACAATAAAGTATAGAAATATCGGATTAGTCTCTTCTTTTGTTGGCTTGATCTTTAGTTATCTATTTATATATAAATTGGAATTAGCGGCTGTTGGTTTTGCTTATAAGATGGTCATTACGCAATTTTTGAGTGTTAACCTACAGCTATATTTCAATGTTAAAAAATTAAAATTAAAATTTATTAATTTCTTATCTCATCAAATTTATACTATCTTGTTTTTTTCTGTTTGTGCTTACATTTCGTCGACCGCTATTAACATAGACAATCACGTAGGAATTAATTTTATAGTGACTGGTGTGCTTTATTCCGCTCTTGTCATATTAAACATATTTATATTCCCTGCAGTCTTTGGAGTCAATAAGCCGCAAATAATGGCATTATTAACTAATGTGAAAAAGAAGCTTTATAATTTTTAG
- a CDS encoding nucleotidyltransferase family protein yields MNKNWEKVSIQPETSIQNALQVIDDNAIRIALVINKYRELLGIVSDGDIRRGILKGISLDAAVSGVMNINPFTCESGTDKQTLIEEMNKRDILSVPIISKGKVVGLSSLHDELTDSPIYKNPVFIMAGGFGTRLKPLTDNCPKPMLKIGNKPILETVVRSFIKAGFSNFYISTHYMPEQIREHFKDGSQLGVNITYVHEYSPLGTGGALGLLPEDLPQSLPLIMINGDVLTKVDFQRLLEFHVENDADATMCVREYDYQIPYGVVNGEGNKITSMVEKPIQRFFVNAGIYVLSPRVILSVPKNQRIDMPTLLEKHMVERDNILMFPIHEYWLDIGRMDDFNRAQADIHALGLE; encoded by the coding sequence GTGAATAAAAATTGGGAAAAAGTTTCTATACAACCTGAAACGTCGATTCAGAATGCACTTCAAGTAATAGATGACAATGCTATTCGTATTGCTTTGGTGATTAATAAGTACAGAGAGCTTTTAGGCATTGTATCAGATGGTGACATCCGTAGAGGGATTTTAAAAGGTATATCACTTGATGCTGCAGTTAGTGGTGTTATGAATATTAACCCTTTTACTTGTGAATCTGGTACGGATAAGCAGACGTTGATCGAGGAGATGAATAAGCGAGATATCTTATCTGTGCCTATTATTTCTAAAGGTAAAGTAGTTGGCTTATCTTCACTTCATGATGAGTTAACCGATAGTCCAATATATAAAAACCCTGTTTTTATAATGGCTGGTGGGTTTGGAACAAGACTCAAACCGCTTACTGATAATTGCCCGAAGCCAATGTTAAAAATTGGTAACAAACCAATCTTGGAAACAGTGGTCCGTAGTTTTATCAAAGCAGGATTTTCTAATTTTTATATATCAACGCACTATATGCCTGAACAAATAAGGGAGCACTTTAAAGATGGGTCACAGCTCGGTGTTAACATCACTTATGTTCATGAGTACTCTCCTTTAGGTACTGGCGGTGCGTTAGGATTACTTCCTGAGGATCTACCTCAGTCTTTACCATTGATTATGATAAACGGCGATGTGTTGACCAAGGTTGATTTTCAACGATTACTTGAATTTCATGTGGAAAATGATGCTGATGCCACAATGTGTGTAAGGGAGTACGATTACCAAATTCCTTATGGAGTGGTAAATGGTGAGGGCAACAAGATCACTAGTATGGTTGAAAAACCGATTCAACGTTTCTTTGTCAACGCGGGAATTTATGTGCTGTCACCTCGAGTGATTCTGTCAGTACCTAAGAATCAGCGAATTGATATGCCGACTTTGCTAGAAAAACATATGGTAGAAAGAGATAATATATTAATGTTTCCTATTCACGAATATTGGCTCGATATAGGCAGAATGGATGATTTTAATCGTGCTCAAGCTGACATTCATGCCTTGGGGCTCGAATAA